Proteins co-encoded in one Cercospora beticola chromosome 7, complete sequence genomic window:
- a CDS encoding uncharacterized protein (SMCOG1002:AMP-dependent synthetase and ligase~antiSMASH:Cluster_5), producing the protein MEVLLSDLGKKYPRNPALIGSDDDNDIISFDALSQQVEQLRENFVQCGVSHGSVVALTLQNSTHLALIFLALLACDATIAPLNPKFKASEYEYYLEDADAQFIVAPSAAWSSESALASATDGLQCARLECFHEEKSLRVKQVGSAKGALPSSDAIGNTALILHTSGTTGKPKRVPLTLANLLASTHNVIEAYKLDDTDRTVLLMPLFHIHGIVAGLLAPLLCGAGVVIPVKGVSDDFWQTFVNHNATWWTATPTHQNVILGLPKPTFKTQLRFIRSCSSALSPQDLQRLEEAFGVPVLQAYAMTENAHHIASQVLGRDRKPGSVGYPSPNVDVVVVDDAGKVLSSDQTGEIAIKGKSTTLGYLGNPEANAKAFTSSGHFRTGDRGFFDKDGCLFLTGRLKEMINKGGESLSPVEIDNVLVSHEKVAEAVSFAVPDEVYGEDIGAAIVLAKGQKLAESELIAWLREKVSETKLPKTLWFVDAIPKTATGKLQRLTVAKKMLEKNPQTSSSSNGGSGGAVEDLRKMWSDVLRISASEIKDSDRFSVLSGDSGLAVRLAGMARTRSYTLSLANIFAHDELAKMATEMHPSKATDALGNGDYTAVDKDIRALCAQALPIKVEDVEDAYPMTPFQSHMAAENLESGTWNYSYGFRCETADLEKVKQVMDLIQHRHGILRAHTVRVDGQFYQAVTRGASDCVDVPCVKTYLRKLRGQPIPLGDRSCRFINSNEDGTPLFVLTLGHVIMDEWTRSLIFRELETGLKDIDELRNSPLPPPFGAFARWIDSVKPSNFQTKLIGQSPMPYDKERMKPLTKSVKLDRELPSDRPWFVATHLAWALATAEHVDQSKVTINTVQSGRLAPMKGIESILGPTLTHFRRDIDISSDLTLQKSLDQIADSLLAPENASFAGTNLYEERHKVWMLNCALSAPLATVNKIGQPDAQLELDQNLSDRLPPGFALNSRAFRNGADGIELRISYDNGYVNEKTAEATIDRFAKFLSQVCRADGERKLGDIVKDVKST; encoded by the coding sequence ATGGAGGTCCTTCTGTCTGACCTTGGCAAGAAATACCCAAGGAACCCAGCACTTATCGGAAGTGACGATGACAATGATATCATCTCATTCGATGCCCTAAGTCAACAGGTCGAGCAGTTGCGAGAGAATTTTGTCCAATGTGGAGTGTCTCACGGCTCTGTCGTAGCACTCACACTCCAGAATTCGACTCACCTAGCTCTGATATTCCTGGCGCTACTCGCTTGTGATGCTACCATTGCTCCCCTTAACCCGAAGTTCAAGGCGAGCGAATATGAGTACTACCTTGAAGATGCCGACGCGCAATTCATCGTGGCGCCGTCGGCCGCCTGGTCGTCGGAGAGTGCTTTGGCATCAGCTACAGACGGCCTACAATGTGCGAGGTTAGAGTGCTTTCACGAGGAGAAGTCATTGCGCGTCAAACAAGTAGGCTCGGCAAAAGGAGCGCTGCCATCCTCAGACGCAATCGGCAACACAGCTCTGATATTGCACACGTCCGGAACCACAGGGAAACCGAAACGAGTACCGCTTACGCTGGCAAACTTACTCGCCTCCACGCACAACGTGATCGAGGCGTACAAGCTGGACGATACTGACCGGACAGTGCTTCTGATGCCCTTGTTCCACATCCATGGCATCGTCGCCGGATTGCTCGCACCGCTGCTCTGCGGCGCTGGCGTAGTCATTCCAGTCAAGGGTGTGTCGGATGACTTCTGGCAAACATTTGTGAATCACAATGCGACTTGGTGGACAGCAACTCCTACGCATCAAAATGTTATTCTCGGCCTACCCAAACCGACCTTCAAAACTCAGCTGCGTTTCATTCGGTCATGTTCGTCCGCTCTGTCCCCGCAAGACCTCCAGCGATTAGAAGAGGCATTTGGTGTTCCAGTCCTACAAGCATATGCTATGACCGAGAACGCACATCACATTGCCTCCCAAGTACTCGGCAGAGATCGAAAACCTGGCTCAGTCGGATATCCGTCACCCAACGTCgacgtcgtcgttgttgatgatgctggAAAAGTTCTGAGCAGTGACCAAACTGGTGAAATTGCGATCAAAGGTAAATCCACCACGTTAGGATATCTGGGAAATCCAGAAGCCAATGCCAAGGCCTTCACGAGCTCAGGCCACTTCAGAACTGGCGACCGAGGGTTCTTCGACAAAGATGGTTGTCTGTTTTTGACAGGCCGTTTGAAAGAGATGATTAACAAGGGAGGCGAAAGTTTGAGTCCGGTCGAGATAGATAACGTCTTGGTCTCGCATGAGAAAGTCGCCGAAGCTGTATCGTTTGCTGTCCCGGATGAAGTGTATGGAGAAGACATCGGGGCCGCGATCGTTCTTGCGAAGGGTCAAAAGCTGGCAGAGTCTGAACTGATCGCTTGGCTGAGGGAAAAAGTCTCGGAAACGAAGCTGCCGAAGACCCTCTGGTTCGTAGATGCCATTCCGAAAACGGCGACAGGTAAACTACAACGTCTCACTGTTGCCAAGAAGATGCTGGAGAAAAACCCTCagacctcttcttcctcaaatGGCGGTTCCGGCGGCGCGGTCGAGGATCTGCGCAAGATGTGGAGTGATGTCCTTCGCATTTCTGCATCAGAGATCAAGGATTCTGACAGATTCTCTGTCTTATCTGGCGATTCGGGCCTCGCTGTGCGGCTAGCTGGCATGGCTAGGACCAGGAGTTACACACTAAGCTTGGCGAACATCTTTGCGCATGACGAGCTTGCCAAAATGGCCACCGAGATGCATCCAAGCAAGGCAACGGATGCTCTTGGAAACGGCGATTACACCGCAGTGGACAAGGATATCCGCGCTCTCTGTGCTCAGGCACTTCCGATCAAagttgaagatgtcgaggatGCATACCCAATGACTCCTTTCCAGTCTCACATGGCCGCTGAGAATCTCGAAAGTGGGACGTGGAATTACTCGTATGGCTTTCGCTGTGAGACCGCCGATCTTGAGAAAGTCAAGCAGGTGATGGATCTGATCCAGCACCGACATGGCATACTTCGAGCACATACGGTTCGTGTTGATGGACAATTCTACCAGGCCGTTACGCGTGGCGCTTCGGACTGCGTTGATGTTCCCTGTGTCAAGACATACCTGCGCAAGCTCAGAGGGCAACCAATACCACTAGGTGATCGTTCATGTCGCTTCATCAATTCAAATGAAGACGGCACTCCGCTCTTTGTCCTGACTCTCGGACACGTTATCATGGATGAGTGGACACGATCCTTGATTTTCAGAGAGCTCGAGACAGGGTTGAAAGACATTGATGAGTTGCGCAACAGTCCACTTCCCCCGCCATTCGGCGCATTTGCGCGATGGATTGATTCGGTCAAACCTTCTAATTTCCAGACCAAGTTAATAGGTCAGAGTCCAATGCCATATGATAAGGAAAGGATGAAACCATTGACAAAATCCGTCAAGCTCGATAGGGAGCTACCTTCAGACCGCCCGTGGTTTGTGGCTACGCATCTAGCTTGGGCTCTTGCAACGGCAGAACACGTCGACCAATCTAAAGTCACGATCAACACAGTTCAAAGTGGACGCCTGGCACCTATGAAAGGCATCGAATCGATACTTGGACCGACTCTCACTCATTTTCGTCGAGATATTGACATCAGTAGTGACCTGACACTCCAAAAATCACTGGATCAGATTGCAGACAGCCTGCTTGCACCCGAGAACGCAAGCTTCGCCGGCACGAATCTCTACGAGGAACGACACAAAGTATGGATGTTAAATTGTGCTCTCTCAGCACCTCTAGCAACTGTCAACAAGATTGGACAGCCGGATGcgcagctggagctggatcAAAATTTGTCTGATCGACTGCCGCCTGGCTTTGCCTTGAATAGCAGAGCTTTCAGAAATGGAGCTGATGGCATTGAGCTTCGAATATCCTACGACAATGGCTATGTTAATGAGAAGACTGCAGAAGCGACGATTGATCGCTTCGCAAAGTTCCTGAGTCAGGTGTGCCGTGCAGATGGGGAACGGAAGCTTGGGGACATTGTGAAGGATGTGAAGTCAACGTAG
- a CDS encoding uncharacterized protein (antiSMASH:Cluster_5) has protein sequence MRLPLATVTLLFALSCAEELGARPRLRVRQDTTATATDIQASTTVEDSSRTPEPTQSKETGKNGDDAPTTTSEDTEVGDATSVITARPIETSLTTSNANLTYANGTDIDPNDLPIQPELTPALGVAGAILMSAGLGLGFVGIKHRPTQTFLSTSLLIALGIEVLIVYLMSPPISKAIQGAYLIAGVVGGSALGALALIFKEVSEGFGCLLGGFSLAMWLLVLSPGGLIKNKPGKIILIGLFCAGSFSLYISRFTRVYGIIACTSFAGAYAFILGIDCFSRAGLKEFWVYIWDINPDVFPPFVDSYPITRDMRAEIGAVIVITCFGVLSQIKIWKIVKEQKAKREADRLAEQEARDVEEAEVGRDIEAQVARERGDWEGQYEGKKTAEARVDSVATSEKDLDIDGNEVPPRTVEKRLSSARIPSLMTRKSAASLDRLSASNKRSSTAPSLPPLEFDSEHPVPATSPMQSPLASSAGTPGLGISHAGSRESSNLDVPSSERRTREVRPLSMASLSAHHAMQETETPFEVQEDDVASSIAATAAEAPDMDALSVRLSRPASLYMTWSNTTTPMQQQEPFLEDEDDEALCLHRKSTRGSRRGSSPRIPTTPHSARTGEGSYFAGATIPKAESQEYLKDRLPKKLSRAASTYRTNEWAKEVSRAEPVPLEEVEEHTSDAVQVEMADAATAARAEENNAAPPPPAPKPEPIAKVTPKADVIDAASKRLSVVASANTRVPQREDDDWDLPLAKRLSGMSSTTALNNLSPPARAPSRNASILNLAGQRPSSPAIPTRPDTSNGPQSAKRWSLGPRHRSSTTNLLDARQDRLDARLTTTSFMTANPQAPPGTASTSSDHTSKGGSQPNTSSNTSISDTVRAAGNEIDEEDMTLAERKAHVKRQSSLAQYNASAADLTQHRRLSVMAEVPANPWRSSLALPTTNRRMSNPIYDSHQPQGYSNHDASKQAMNWSQWRNSAVQVDQQRAPVVTTENQMDMLRAARMQAEVEKKMRDDHKRQMQAQMDQHMRMGGMNDAHQAALLRMQSRVKE, from the exons ATGCGGCTCCCTCTCGCAACGGTCACGCTCTTGTTCGCATTGTCATGCGCCGAAGAGCTTGGCGCCAGACCTCGACTGCGGGTTCGACAGGACACTACAGCTACCGCGACAGACATTCAGGCCAGCACGACCGTGGAAGACAGCTCACGAACGCCGGAACCGACGCAATCTAAAGAGACAGGCAAGAATGGAGATGACGCCCCCACGACGACGTCTGAAGACACGGAAGTCGGCGATGCGACCTCTGTGATCACCGCTCGACCAATTGAGACGTCCTTGACTACGAGCAATGCGAACCTCACTTACGCCAATGGAACCGACATCGATCCGAACGACCTTCCGATACAACCAGAACTTACTCCTGCCCTAGGTGTCGCCGGAGCCATCCTCATGTCAGCTGGTCTGGGCCTTGGGTTCGTGGGTATCAAACACAGACCCACGCAGACGTTCCTCAGCACATCACTGCTCATTGCGCTTGGCATCGAAGTCCTGATCGTATACCTCATGAGTCCTCCTATCTCCAAAGCCATACAGGGTGCTTATCTCATTGCTGGCGTAGTCGGCGGCTCAGCCCTGGGAGCTCTGGCGCTCATATTCAAGGAAGTCTCCGAGGGCTTTGGATGTCTTCTTGGAGGCTTCTCCCTGGCCATGTGGCTTCTAGTTCTGTCGCCCGGAGGCCTCATTAAGAACAAGCCTGGCAAGATTATCTTGATTGGACTTTTCTGCGCCGGGTCATTCTCGTTATACATCAGTCGCTTCACGAGAGTGTACGGTATCATAGCATGCACTTCATTCGCTGGTGCTTATGCTTTCATCCTTGGGATCGATTGCTTCAGCAGGGCTGGGCTCAAAGAGTTTTGGGTGTACATCTGGG ATATTAACCCAGACGTCTTCCCTCCGTTCGTTGATTCATACCCCATCACCCGCGACATGCGGGCTGAAATTGGAGCTGTGATCGTGATAACCTGCTTCGGTGTGCTTTCTCAAATCAAGATTTGGAAGATCGTAAAGGAGCAAAAGGCCAAGCGCGAAGCCGATCGCTtagcagagcaagaagctcgagatgTCGAAGAGGCTGAAGTGGGCCGCGACATTGAAGCGCAGGTCGCTCGAGAACGTGGAGATTGGGAAGGCCAGtacgagggcaagaagaccGCCGAAGCTCGCGTTGATTCGGTGGCTACAAGCGAGAAGGATCTCGACATCGATGGCAATGAGGTTCCACCTCGGACAGTCGAGAAGCGACTTTCTTCGGCACGAATTCCCTCATTGATGACACGCAAGTCGGCTGCAAGCCTGGACCGGTTGTCAGCCAGCAACAAAAGGTCGTCAACGGCGCCCAGTCTGCCGCCTCTGGAGTTTGACTCGGAGCATCCTGTACCTGCCACATCCCCAATGCAATCCCCACTTGCTTCATCGGCTGGTACGCCGGGTCTAGGAATAAGCCATGCCGGAAGTCGTGAAAGCAGTAACCTGGATGTGCCAAGCAGTGAACGACGGACTCGCGAAGTTCGTCCTTTGTCGATGGCCTCTTTATCTGCACACCATGCCATGCAAGAAACCGAAACTCCATTCGAAGTCCAAGAAGACGATGTTGCTTCTTCGATCGCAGCCACGGCCGCAGAGGCACCGGATATGGACGCTCTGTCCGTTCGACTGTCACGACCAGCATCACTATACATGACCTGGTCGAACACAACGACACCAATGCAACAACAAGAACCCTTcctggaggatgaggacgacgaagcaTTATGTCTGCACCGCAAGAGTACGCGTGGCTCACGACGAGGTTCTAGCCCGAGGATACCTACTACTCCCCATAGTGCACGCACCGGGGAAGGGTCATACTTTGCCGGTGCCACGATTCCCAAGGCAGAGTCCCAAGAATATCTGAAAGACCGACTCCCAAAGAAGCTGTCTAGGGCCGCTTCTACATACAGAACAAACGAATGGGCGAAGGAAGTCAGTCGGGCTGAGCCGGTCCCCCTCGAGGAGGTCGAAGAGCACACAAGTGATGCTGTGCAAGTGGAGATGGCAGATGCAGCGACTGCTGCAAGAGCGGAAGAGAACAACGCAGCTCCACCGCCACCTGCACCGAAGCCCGAGCCCATCGCAAAGGTCACGCCGAAGGCAGATGTCATCGATGCAGCAAGTAAGCGTCTAAGTGTCGTGGCTTCGGCTAACACTCGTGTGCCGCAgcgtgaggacgacgactggGATCTCCCACTGGCAAAGAGACTCAGTGGCATGAGCAGTACTACAGCACTAAACAACCTGTCTCCTCCGGCGAGGGCTCCCTCGCGGAACGCCTCGATACTCAATCTCGCCGGTCAACGTCCGTCGTCGCCTGCTATACCTACTCGACCCGACACCAGTAATGGACCGCAGTCTGCGAAGCGCTGGTCGCTTGGGCCGAGACACAGATCCAGCACTACAAATCTTCTTGATGCCAGGCAAGACCGTCTGGACGCACGCTTGACCACTACTTCCTTCATGACGGCAAACCCGCAAGCGCCTCCGGGCACCGCATCAACCTCTTCAGATCACACTTCAAAGGGCGGGTCGCAACCCAACACAAGCTCAAACACTTCGATCTCCGACACTGTCAGGGCCGCGGGGAATGAaattgacgaagaagatatgACTCTTGCCGAACGCAAGGCTCACGTTAAACGCCAGTCTTCTCTGGCACAATATAACGCGTCCGCGGCAGACCTCACGCAACATCGCCGCTTATCCGTAATGGCTGAAGTTCCAGCGAACCCGTGGCGCTCATCGCTGGCTTTGCCGACAACTAACCGGAGAATGTCCAATCCCATCTATGACTCCCATCAGCCACAAGGATACAGCAATCATGACGCCAGCAAACAAGCGATGAACTGGAGCCAATGGCGCAACTCAGCTGTTCAAGTCGATCAGCAACGCGCGCCCGTGGTTACCACAGAGAATCAAATGGATATGCTGCGCGCAGCAAGAATGCAGGCCgaagtggagaagaagatgagagaCGATCACAAGCGCCAGATGCAGGCGCAAATGGACCAGCACATGCGGATGGGCGGCATGAACGATGCCCACCAAGCCGCCCTCCTGCGAATGCAAAGCCGAGTCAAGGAGTAG
- a CDS encoding uncharacterized protein (antiSMASH:Cluster_5) has product MPPNMYPEYPPELIDEQKSYLLANLKDWSIAHGLAVRVAPTYVPTEQDPAGALATTAPVTLFPSLFPKVCFEQAKSVARAYNELYSAIASDEGWLTGIVEELAAIDDFMAGLWKVHQAVKKEGYAQPIALGLFRSDYMVHVDQGNASQPTVKQVEFNTIASSFGGLSSQVAGLHRHLQSIDAYPEELSSLVNESSLPESTSVPSLARGMAEAHKAYGKSTTGLPACVIFLVQDPERNVFDQRHLEYALNENHGVRTFRLPFGRVHDDTKLDDNRKLIYTPPQSPKKQYEVTVVYFRAGYSPDEYTSDAHWSARLHIERSAAIKCPTVLTQLAGTKKVQQVLATPHSPHLAKFLPDQAQAAEVLKTFAPIYPLDKSSAGLEARKLAQDPSSATRYVLKPQREGGGNNIYRKAIPPFLKDLPESHWPAYILMEMIEPPAQSNTIFRNGEFQTGGVICELGIYGACIWRADAADGKREILENFEAGYLLRTKGDQSEEGGVAAGFGAVDSPCLVDV; this is encoded by the exons ATGCCACCCAACATGTATCCAGAGTATCCGCCAGAGCTCATCGACGAGCAGAAGTCGTATCTGTTGGCCAATCTCAAGGACTGGTCAATCGCTCATGGTCTGGCAGTCAGAGTAGCACCAACATATGTGCCGACAGAGCAGGATCCCGCCGGAGCGTTAGCGACGACAGCTCCGGTAACACTGTTCCCAAGTCTGTTCCCGAAGGTCTGCTTCGAGCAGGCAAAGTCAGTAGCCAGAGCATACAATGAGCTCTACTCTGCCATCGCCAGTGATGAGGGATGGTTGACTGGCATCGTTGAAGA GCTGGCAGCAATCGACGATTTCATGGCAGGACTCTGGAAGGTGCACCAGGCTGTCAAGAAAGAGGGATATGCGCAG CCAATAGCTCTTGGTCTGTTTCGTTCGGATTACATGGTGCACGTTGATCAAGGCAACGCTTCGCAACCTACAGTAAAGCAAGTGGAATTCAATACGATCGCATCCTCTTTCGGTGGTCTGTCGAGCCAAGTCGctggtcttcatcgtcacctGCAGTCCATCGACGCATATCCTGAGGAACTCTCGAGTCTCGTCAATGAATCCAGTCTGCCTGAGAGCACCTCCGTGCCTTCATTGGCGAGGGGCATGGCTGAAGCCCACAAGGCGTACGGCAAGTCCACGACTGGACTCCCTGCATGTGTGATCTTCTTGGTGCAGGATCCGGAGCGCAATGTCTTCGACCAACGACATCTTGAGTACGCCTTGAACGAAAATCATGGTGTCCGTACGTTCCGTCTACCTTTCGGACGGGTTCATGATGATACGAAGTTGGATGACAATCGCAAGCTCATCTACACTCCACCTCAAAGTCCTAAGAAGCAATACGAGGTTACAGTAGTGTACTTCCGGGCCGGATACTCACCAGATGAGTACACTTCTGACGCGCATTGGTCTGCGCGCCTTCACATTGAGCGCAGCGCTGCAATCAAATGCCCAACAGTACTGACACAGCTCGCTGGCACAAAGAAAGTCCAACAAGTCCTTGCAACTCCACACTCTCCTCACCTTGCAAAGTTCCTCCCAGATCAGGCCCAAGCCGCCGAAGTCCTCAAAACCTTCGCTCCAATCTACCCTCTCGACAAATCCTCAGCCGGCCTCGAAGCCCGCAAACTCGCCCAAGACCCCTCGAGCGCAACCCGCTACGTCCTCAAACCCCAACGCGAAGGCGGCGGAAACAACATCTACCGCAAAGCAATCCCACCATTCCTGAAAGACCTCCCAGAATCCCACTGGCCTGCTTACATTCTCATGGAAATGATCGAGCCACCCGCCCAATCCAACACCATTTTCCGCAACGGCGAATTCCAAACTGGCGGGGTGATCTGCGAACTCGGCATCTACGGAGCCTGTATCTGGAGAGCCGACGCAGCAGACGGCAAAAGGGAAATCCTCGAAAACTTCGAGGCTGGGTACTTGCTCCGCACAAAAGGCGATCAGAGCGAAGAAGGTGGCGTGGCAGCAGGTTTCGGAGCGGTTGATAGTCCATGCTTGGTGGACGTTTAA